GATTATCCGACAAGGGCGGTCTCTTCCATTACAAGAGGCCTTCTTCTCCTCCACTGTCGacaatttcatatttgaagACGAGGATTGTCCAGAGAAAGTAGAACTCTACGAGTTATTTATGGACGCTGGAATAGTCGAGTTAGAGGCTCAGTTTCTGCTTATTGACATGATTTTGTACGTTTCTGATAAAACAAAATCGCTTGATGACGATTACAAAGGAGCTTTAACGTTGTCGGTCGAAGTTACATTACCATCGGAACCGGCCGAGCCGATCCATGCGGGTTCGGTGCAAACTCAATCCCAAAAAGCAACTGGCAGACCGAAGAAGACGGTAGAGTTAAAACCAAATCACAAAATACAGAAAGTCATGTACAAAATTGGCGCTGATGGCGTGTCATTGGTCCGATTCAACACAAGGTCACAAAGTAATTAGGTAGGGTTTGTTACTTGGAACAGAAGCAATGACTTTTAGGGCTTTTAATCCTTTTGAATTTTTcgtttttggttaaaaaaattaGGATTTTGTCCTGTCCATTCGATTGGTGTTTGTTAGCCATAATACTAATCTAAGCCAATGAGGAATTAGCCATTGCAAAGCAGAGACGATGCTATTATCTCAAGATAAAGCGTCCTGTCTCTGAGATAAACTAGAATCGCGAGATGATAGCTATACTCTCTCGCCTTTATTCTAGCTAGGAGAATATAAAAGGAATATTACCCTTCGATATATGTTGTAAGGTTCATTGGTTgataatcatatatattcttgTTTGATTAGGTTCATTGGTTTGTAATCATATAGTCTTGTTAGACTAGAAAGTACAACAAAAACGAGAGTAAAGAGAAAATGAATTAAAAGATCAGAAATtcatttttgttcaaaaaaaaagatcagaaaTTCATAAAGACTAAGGACCATAAAAATATGTTCGAATAACAAAACACGTCTTACAAGAATCAATAAACCAATaatagaattattattttatacacaAAAAGGCTAGGGAAAAACAATTCACATAACATTCACACACAACTCGTAAATAAAACCATTCCAAAGTTATATTGCATCTCCTTAGAAGCAGATGTCCAGGGCACAACAGCAACACATGGCAGCAAGACTACAAACACAagatttcaattaaaaataatcaaatactaTATCATCGAAAGCTTTAAGGCATACAGAATATAGTTATGTAGAAGCAAAGTTTCATGATCACTACTTACCAGCCTTTAAAGAATCCGTCACCCTTAGAGTTGGTCTCGACTTTAACAGGAGCCGCCGAACCATGACTCGGGTCGTTCGTCGGGTAACCAATCGGAGCTGGGGGCGCTGGGCCGGTTGACATCGGTGGTGAAGGGTTAGTAGCTCCTACGTTAACCAATATATCATTAATCTTTGCAAGATCAATGTTCAAGAACTTGCCTATAGTCTTTACTAATCTTCTactcttttcttttgaaacgcttttttttttgaaacacaaacaaTTCTTCTACTCTAAATAACCAaacagtaaaaagaaaaaaagacaacgGAAAACTAATAAACAGAGGAATCTTCGTACCTGCAAATTGGTTGTGATTGTACTGGCTCATCTTCCAACGATTAGTGTAACGAATTTGAATTCGAAAGCAAGAGTTTTATGTgtgtatatgttttcttttgtatggATCAAGAATGATTTTGATCTTTGAATATCTTTACAAATGCGTgtgtatgtaaatatataggGCGAGAAAGAAAGGTTTTGAGAACCCAACCGCGTGGAGCATAGAACATCAATGTCACCATTCACCAGAATATATTccaatttattatatacaatcAATGAGTGAGTCGATCAAATTCTTTAATCATGAAATAGGATTGTATTTTCTGTAAAGTAATGTGGATAAGTTCAAATCAAAAGCGTGCAAGTATGGGGTTTATATCGACACGTGTAGTATTCTCACCGTGTTGAATTTTGAGAAAACGTTATGAAGCTTCTTTGCTTCTAGCTTTTGTTGAATCACATAACTATTTAACCTTTAAGTAGTTGGTCGACAGTTTTCGCTTAATTTAATCAACAAACAACTACTACGTATTCAAACCAAATATTTCAACCAAAAACGATaataaggaaataaaatatttaacataaatcATATTAAGGAAATAATTTGGTCCTCCACCAAAGAAAACGCAATCATCCATTCACAAACACGTCATCTTATTTGATTTTTCTAGACATCATCAAATCTTTAAGCATCTTCTAAAgaacaaaaacttgaaaaagaaaaaaaaatttgaaaaacgaAAGAGAAGTTGAGAATGACTTCTTAAGTAAGTCTATTAAAAATTGCGAGTCTCTATGAACACTTGTTATGTCATGTATGGTTTCTTTTAGAAGTTCAATTTTAGTTATACACTTAAGGGTGACAAAAAAGAGTTGTCtacttaaatttattaaaaattaaaagttagtCTAGTTATATTCATAGAAAGCCATGCTGCAAAAAGATGGTATATCTTCGGCTTTGGTAGCCAAAAGATAAAAAGGGAGAGAAACCATTGTCCAAAAATTATTCAAGTAAGTTTATATGTCCATGAGATCCAATTTATCAAAACCCCAACACTCTTATATGGTCTACACAATTGCATTTGCCGCCTCTTTCAAGTAAAAAACTGCTAAACAACTATACCACAAAGACTCAAGCAGCATTAAGAGCTTCGAGCTGTTTCTTCAGTTCTTCAAGgtcgtcctcctcctcctctgcctCTCCAGACCCTATAGGTATTTCTTTCTCATACTCATCCGCGTCTGGAAGCTCCCGAGTAAGCCCTTCCGGCAATGCATCTATACAACACACAAAATCGATGTAGAGATCACTGGAAGAAGAAGACCTAAACTTGATGCATTTTTCACATTAATAGTACAGAGAATCCCAAGTTAGAAATACCTGAGCTTGAGGAAGCTTTTGTAGTATCCTTCTCATTTTCATCGTCGACCACACTTGTAATAAGACATGATATACCCATCAGGTTTCAAGTTGCAATTTAaaaagagacagagagatgattttttgttaactacTTCACTGGAGTTGTTACCTTATGTTCCACTCATTATCATCATGGAGTGGACCATCATCTATAGCTGTTGCTGCTTCTGCTTCCATCTTAGCTTTAGCAGCAGCGTCTCTTTCTGGTTTCGCAAGCATGTACTCTCTCTGCATTTTTAAAGATTCCATTTTTATTTAACCACAAAACATGATAACAAAGACGAGCAAGAGAGAGTTTTGTAGTCGATGTTTTACTCTCAAGTTACCTGCCGTTCTAGACAAGCTGCATTCGAGCATTGGGGATTAGGTCTCATTTGCATGGTTGGGAAAAAATCCTTCAGTGAGTTGTAACCCTGTGTGTAAAGTAGCAGAAGCATAAAAACATTAAACGTCAACTGATTCATTTGATAATGTGTCTATAATGAACCGTGAAGTGTTTTGTACCAGGTATGGAGAAACTTCACCAAAGTTCAGTAAGAACTTTAGAGAGTTTTGAACCAAAAGCCCCGCAACAACACCCTGAATTGACATCAATCAAGCAACTCTTAGAACATAGATAAggcttaaaaaaacaaaagcattaGCGGCAAATATGATAACACTAGTCAAGAatatatccaattttttttgttaggcTGTTAGAAAATTACCATGGTAGTAGGAAGAGATGCAGCACAGACTCCTTCCCTCTTAAGTGTCCGTTCATCAATTCCAGATGCCACGACCTACCCCagaaataaagaaattatttattagaGGAGAAGCAAGTGTAGTATCAATAACACCTTGGATCACAAAAATCCTTAAATTTACATATGTTCCAAGTATCACTTTCTCTCATGGGCCAAGGCAGAGTGTGGTATGTTAAGAGTTGTATGAGTGATGACAGAAGAGAAGAGAACATACCAGAGGAGGTGCACAAGCAAAACAAGCAGTTTCTCCCGGAACTAGAAGCTGTATGTGACCTGAAACAGCATCTTCCGAAACACCTACACAAAATATCATAGTCTTTGTTAGTATGTTCAgtgcttttatttattttgtgtattGACACAACTTATAAAAGGATGACTAGCACATCAGCATTGGTGGGTTCCCATTTCCCAATGATACATACTAATTATAAGCTTTTCATACTATTTACCTGACTCCATCCATGTCTGACGTAACTCATTGCATGCCTATACATCAAAGGATAAATCAAATGCTGTGAGTGATTGATTGAATCATGTATGTACAATGAAATATCAAATAGCTTGATGGTGAAGTAAGAACTATGTGGAATTTGTAGGAAGAAAAAATCAGAGCTACCTGGTTGACAGCCATCCTTGCTTCATAAT
The Raphanus sativus cultivar WK10039 chromosome 1, ASM80110v3, whole genome shotgun sequence DNA segment above includes these coding regions:
- the LOC108852826 gene encoding uncharacterized protein LOC108852826, yielding MKNDNNHSSPFKLKLEHRLVHQQEAEEFTIDAHVKIIRQGRSLPLQEAFFSSTVDNFIFEDEDCPEKVELYELFMDAGIVELEAQFLLIDMILYVSDKTKSLDDDYKGALTLSVEVTLPSEPAEPIHAGSVQTQSQKATGRPKKTVELKPNHKIQKVMYKIGADGVSLVRFNTRSQSN
- the LOC108851336 gene encoding ubiquitin-like modifier-activating enzyme 5, whose protein sequence is MEVEFKAMLDDLDVLEKSLSDPAPIHKLRSHVENLVALSKCNPHRRSKVKELSSEVVDSNPYSRLMALQRMGIVENYERIREFSVAIVGIGGVGSVAAEMLTRCGIGRLLLYDYDTVELANMNRLFFRPDQVGMTKTDAAVQTLAEINPDVVLESFTMNITTVQGFETFVSSLKNKSFCPSKEGSGVDLVLSCVDNYEARMAVNQACNELRQTWMESGVSEDAVSGHIQLLVPGETACFACAPPLVVASGIDERTLKREGVCAASLPTTMGVVAGLLVQNSLKFLLNFGEVSPYLGYNSLKDFFPTMQMRPNPQCSNAACLERQREYMLAKPERDAAAKAKMEAEAATAIDDGPLHDDNEWNISVVDDENEKDTTKASSSSDALPEGLTRELPDADEYEKEIPIGSGEAEEEEDDLEELKKQLEALNAA